AAGGTAatcatttacattaataaaaatacaaaaagttgtacattcttacaaaaattaattacatttttttttattgaaaacaagaatggtaacatatttttctttaaattaaaagaaataagacAAAAAGTCAAAATAATCCTCTAATGAATTTATGTTCTGAAGAACCACAATAGGATCAGTAACAAAGCAATAGCTACCAACACAATAATTGCTTTCCTCAAAATCACAGCATTGGTATTCTGTACAGTTCTCACCATGGCGTTGTTCAGAATGAACACCCTTTTGCTTTCCTCCAGCAACTGTTGTCTAATCGAGTCATCCAATGTCAGTGCAATATTGTCCGTCTTCTCTCTGATCTGTCGCTTGAGACTGGCGATGGAATGTGGACTAAAGTCGGTGACAGCGTCTCCTCCATTGACTTGGCTTCCAAATAGGAGAAACTTCTTTGTAAATGCCCTCTTCTTGCTCAATATCTGCCCTCCGGAGAGCAACCCCATATACAAATGATAGATGTACGCCATAAGCAATATAGGATTAGTTCTTTCGATCTCCATGAGTTGGAGAAGATACTTGGAGACGCTTTCCTTCGGAGAGTATTCCTTTCCCCAATCTTCTCCCAGATAAAATGCCAGGTCCTTCTGGAAAGCTTCAGTCCTCATCAGACCTTCCAGCTGGAACTCTGCGATTGGAGTGTCCTTGAGCCGTACCATTGCTTGCTCCAAATACCGGAAGACCTCGTAGAACATCAACAATCCCTCGGCCCACACGGTGTTATCTGACATGGCTACAATCATAAcacttaaattagtttattgtaatcaaatgtcaaatttttacaaattctaCTTTAACAGTTAAAGATATTTTAGGACTGAATACAAAGGGTGATGAGATCTACACTTGTATTTGATGCCATAAGTTGGCCATTAGCCAACTTATGGTATAAAAGCAGCAATTTTTAGCTAAATATCAACACTCCGCATGTCCACAAGATTCAATTCCTGGGTCAATTAATATCATCAACagcataaataatttcttaattggatgttgaaaaattatgaaatttgtaaAGATTCCATAAAAAAATCGTATTTACGAAGAAATGTATTTTGACACTAGCACATATTCGCAGCTTAGCCCGCAATTTCTATGCAGTATTCCATGTATTTGACTGAAAAGCTCCAATAATTCAGTAacatttgaactattttataccAATGTGCAGGAATTCCAAAGTTGAAGTTCATAGCTTTCTCAGTTAAAGTGCTTTTCAAATAAGAATTGTCTGTGAGAGAATGCTTAACGTTGTTGCAAATGAAAATGCTGTTTTTAATGATGAGTGGTACAGCTCACTTCCATTTGAATGGATCTGTAAACATGCAGAATTCTTGCTGTTGGGTAGCAAAAACCcacaataaatgtgtaaaaaaccaCTGTGCAGTCCTAAAGTTAAGGTGTGGCGTATGGTCTTGAAAATTAATATCATTGAACGCTATGTTTTTGAAGTAGGTGGTGCAACTGTCATAGTTAATTTTCAAAGATACGTCCAAATGCTAAGCACATTTTGCAACCATAACTTGAAGCTATGGGGATCGACACAGCAGAAATTTAGTCTCAACAGGATGGAATGTGTCCACACGAGTAATACATCCATGGAAGCCGATATCGTGTAAACCTCGTTCAGTCAAAGATTTGAAGGTTGCAATATGTAAAGAAATTGCTGCTGTAGCACAGGACACTTTGACAAACGTTATGGAGATTTTTGAAGGGAGACTATGAATGTGTATAAACACAGAAAGACGTCATCTTTCCGATgttgtttaagaaattattaaattaaattatttataaaagcatttgTGGGTGGTagtttggaattaaaatatacttatatttgacTCCTATATTTAAGTAATTCTGTCAACATTTACATGCAGATTCGTGCAACAATTTCATAGGCTTTGTACATGTATGAACACTtcttgttcgagtgaattataattccaacaaaaatatatacatatacacagctctgagaaccTTATTGGGATTCGAATTATTAtgaatgtgaataaataaaacttatgcCTATACTTTGGATCCTTAGGTCcaaaagttctttaaaaaaacaataatgcattgaaatgtattaattaatgtaattttttattttcaaacttcattatccaattttctttaaaatatgacAGAGTTACAGTC
The DNA window shown above is from Homalodisca vitripennis isolate AUS2020 unplaced genomic scaffold, UT_GWSS_2.1 ScUCBcl_774;HRSCAF=3470, whole genome shotgun sequence and carries:
- the LOC124370983 gene encoding heme oxygenase-like, yielding MAEEIPFSKQMRLATREIHALSDALINAKLAFAMSDNTVWAEGLLMFYEVFRYLEQAMVRLKDTPIAEFQLEGLMRTEAFQKDLAFYLGEDWGKEYSPKESVSKYLLQLMEIERTNPILLMAYIYHLYMGLLSGGQILSKKRAFTKKFLLFGSQVNGGDAVTDFSPHSIASLKRQIREKTDNIALTLDDSIRQQLLEESKRVFILNNAMVRTVQNTNAVILRKAIIVLVAIALLLILLWFFRT